TAAGCATTACATGTCTTTACCCTCTCCTAATTAGGAGAGGGTGGCCGAAGGCCGGGTGAGGTTTCGACAGAACTGAAAGCTTTGTAACACTTTTTGCCGAATCATCTATTCAAAGCTTTTGAACAAGGTGGTTTTCTTACCATTCAGGCATTTAGATCCTGAAACGAGTTCAGGATGACACTTGTCATGCCGAATTTGTTCGGGAACGATGAAACCGTTTCGGCATCTATCAACCAAAAAAAGGTTCTTCAAAGACTTCATGATAACTTGATATATTTTCTTGTACAGGCGGTATTATGGATTTAATTTTACATACTTTCCGGTTTTGGTTGTATAATTTTTATTTTCTCTGTATACTATTACTTGTCTCCATGGCTGCGGAAACTTCTGCGCAAACCCGGGATATATATCTGCAAATACGGGCCGGTTCCGCATCGGGCAGGATTGGAGTGGGAATCGAAGGGTTCACTTCACCCGACCCTTCCTCGCCTGTAAACATCGTGCGCGACACTTTGATCGGTGATTTAAACGGCAGCGGATTATTCCAGACAAGGGCGCTCCCCGACAGTATTGCATCTCTCAATAAAAGTTCATTCCTGAAATGGACTGAGTCAGGAGCAGCATATTATCTTTCCGGCGCATTGTCCGGAACGGGGAAATCGGTTGCGGTAAAGTTGTACGATCTGAAAACAACGCTGGTCACACTCGATGCGGAGTACCTGATAGACAGCAAGCGGCCGTGGTATACCGCTCATGTCCTGGTAGATGACATGATAAAAATGTTTACAGGCTTAAGGGGGAGTTGCGCTTCTCAGATTGCGTATATATCTGAATCCAAAGGCGGAAAGGAAATTTTCATAATCGACGCCGACGGCAGAAACATACATCAGCTTACCTTTTCAAGAACCATTAACTTATCGCCAGCCTGGTCGCCGGAAGGGCAGCGCATAGCCTACTCATCGTTAAACGGTACAAATTGGGGACTCAACGTCATCAATATCAATACAGGACAATCGCTGAATATTTCCCGCTGGGGAGGTCTGAACACCTCTCCCGCATGGTGTCCTACCAACCCGGATTTGATCGCTTTTTCGTCGAACCGTGACGGCAACACTGAAATATACACCTGCCGGGCGAACGGGACCGCGGTCAAACGACTGACCAATTATCAGGCGATCGATATATCACCAGCCTGGTCGCCGGATGCCGCTCAGATTGCTTTCCAATCCGATCGGACTGGAAGTCCACTGGTTTATGTCATGAACAGCGATGGTTCCAATATTCATCGCCTGACATCCACCCCCAATTCTTATGAGGACTCCCCCAACTGGTCGCCGCGGGGAGATCGAATACTGTTTGTTGTACAGAATGGCAGCGCATTTGA
This is a stretch of genomic DNA from Candidatus Latescibacter sp.. It encodes these proteins:
- a CDS encoding Tol-Pal system beta propeller repeat protein TolB, with product MDLILHTFRFWLYNFYFLCILLLVSMAAETSAQTRDIYLQIRAGSASGRIGVGIEGFTSPDPSSPVNIVRDTLIGDLNGSGLFQTRALPDSIASLNKSSFLKWTESGAAYYLSGALSGTGKSVAVKLYDLKTTLVTLDAEYLIDSKRPWYTAHVLVDDMIKMFTGLRGSCASQIAYISESKGGKEIFIIDADGRNIHQLTFSRTINLSPAWSPEGQRIAYSSLNGTNWGLNVININTGQSLNISRWGGLNTSPAWCPTNPDLIAFSSNRDGNTEIYTCRANGTAVKRLTNYQAIDISPAWSPDAAQIAFQSDRTGSPLVYVMNSDGSNIHRLTSTPNSYEDSPNWSPRGDRILFVVQNGSAFDIASSSPTGEDLVMLTMGEGSNENPKWSPDGLRIVFWSTRLGGKSLFIMNWDGSGVRPLTSDGNSFSPSWAPAVSGDDIRVSGKR